A window of Methylocaldum szegediense genomic DNA:
ACGCTCGCCCTAATGGGCTTAGGGTTCACTGCCCTGTACTGGCAGGCTCGCCGTAAAGCGGCAGTCTCTTTCGCTTAAATCCAAATCGCTTTCTAGGTTAGGCCGCGAAGCCCAATCCCCTGACAGGTTTTGCATCGGTGGGTTACGCGGAGCTTGCTCCGAACGGAGCTGATGGCCTAACCCACCGATAATGTTCACTCGAATGCCGAACGCAAGAAGCCGGTTCCGAGCAAGCTCGAAGAGCGGATCATTCCCGGCGAACCGCTTCAATGCGCTGCAAAGCGTCTAAGCGTCCGGATCAAACATATCGTGTTTGATCGTATGGCGGTTGGCGATCAGTTCGTCGATCGTGGGTTCGTCGTTGAGTGCTCGTTTGATGGCCAGTTTGGTCGCTTCGTAATTGGTGTGGTACAGATCTTTCTCGTCCAGGTTCGGGTCCTTGGCACATTCGGGATCGATCCAAATCAGGCTGATGATGCAGAGGTTGTTGACCTGATCCCGAGGGATGATGCCTTCGATGACACAGTCCAGCACCGCATCCGCCGTAGCCGACTGAACTACGCCGCCGAACAGGTTGACGTAGGCACTGCTTTTCATGGTGACCTTCGGCACCATCAGCGTCGCTGGTCGTACCTGCTGATTGCAGGCTCTGATCGCGAACATGCGGGTATGTCCCGCGGTCTGCCCCATCAGATTGGCGAAGGCTTGCCCGACGGGGCCGTTCACGTCGCCGATGAGAATTTCCGGCATGGCATCGGTGTATTGACCTTCGGCGGCAAGCACGGTGGCTTCCCCGGTTTTGAAGATGATTTTCTCAGACATGACTTGTCTCCTTGTTTGTTTTAGAAAAAGTCGATATCGGGCGTAAGTCGCCGCGGATCTAAGCAATCCCGAGGCTGCGGGAATCTGTTCGGACCGTCGTCATTCTATTTCTTGACCCAGCGCCCCGAAGGCGATCTGACGTACTGGCCGGGCGGCGTTTTTTCGATCGCGGTTTTGCCGGCCAATGCTTCCACCACCTCTAAGCTGGTGCCGTTGGTCTTGGCGACCTGCTCGTATTTCTGGCGCCGCTTGGCGTTGATGTCTGCGATGAGCGCTCGGACGTCCGCCGGTGGATTGGGCACCACCGCATCAAGATAACCGTTGGGCTGCTCGCCCACCAATCCCTGCCTTTTCGCGTCTTCGAGACTGATCGCCCAGCTTT
This region includes:
- the fae gene encoding formaldehyde-activating enzyme, whose product is MSEKIIFKTGEATVLAAEGQYTDAMPEILIGDVNGPVGQAFANLMGQTAGHTRMFAIRACNQQVRPATLMVPKVTMKSSAYVNLFGGVVQSATADAVLDCVIEGIIPRDQVNNLCIISLIWIDPECAKDPNLDEKDLYHTNYEATKLAIKRALNDEPTIDELIANRHTIKHDMFDPDA
- a CDS encoding YdbL family protein, whose protein sequence is MSKYIPLRGAIAPLLALLLGLAGWSSQSWAISLEDAKRQGLVGEQPNGYLDAVVPNPPADVRALIADINAKRRQKYEQVAKTNGTSLEVVEALAGKTAIEKTPPGQYVRSPSGRWVKK